A single region of the Pan troglodytes isolate AG18354 chromosome 18, NHGRI_mPanTro3-v2.0_pri, whole genome shotgun sequence genome encodes:
- the DUXB gene encoding double homeobox protein B, with the protein MNLEGTSGGILQKEFWRNRIQYNQSQKDILQSWFQHDPFPDKAAREQLAKEIGVPESNIQVWFKNYRVKQRKLDYKCFSEKDQTQGHDQSQHLTQEYLPKEARQKQTFITWSQKNRLVQAFERNPFPDIATRKKLAEQTGLQESRIQMWFQKQRSLYLKKSRMEPVNLLVDDPNERPDATVGWHPINLFLPTDSSHYFFCSNSSSGHKTLPPVLPSTQAPWDPFGFHVSQGPNVMIMQPTQAVQEGENSDQPLIIPNHLLTLPILTKDLDTLTPFWLHYQEEHQNHKEHTGSGVPQVKSHSQPEPEHSEQQPLNLGQFDKSNILQRWDEICQALLAEWDPLKGTH; encoded by the exons ATGAATTTGGAGGGCACTTCAGGTG GCATACTTCAAAAAGAATTCTGGAGAAACAGAATTCAGTATAACCAGAGTCAAAAGGATATCCTCCAATCATGGTTTCAACATGACCCTTTCCCTGATAAAGCTGCCAGAGAACAACTGGCCAAAGAAATTGGGGTTCCAGAATCTAATATTCAG GTTTGGTTTAAAAATTACAGAGTAAAACAGAGAAAACTGGATTATAAGTGCTTCTCAGAAAAAGATCAAACCCAGGGGCATGACCAGTCCCAGCATCTGACTCAAG AATACTTACCTAAAGAAGCCCGACAAAAACAGACATTCATCACATGGAGTCAAAAAAACAGACTAGTGCAAGCCTTTGAGAGGAACCCATTCCCTGATATTGCTACCAGAAAAAAACTGGCTGAACAAACAGGCCTGCAGGAATCAAGAATTCAA ATGTGGTTTCAGAAACAAAGATCTCTGTACCTCAAGAAGAGCAGAATGGAGCCCGTGAATTTATTGGTAGACGACCCAAATGAGAGACCAGATGCAACTGTTGGGTGGCATCCAATCAACCTGTTCCTCCCCACAGACagctctcattattttttttGCTCAAATTCTTCCAGCGGGCACAAAACTCTTCCACCTGTTCTTCCTTCAACCCAGGCTCCTTGGGATCCCTTCGGGTTCCATGTGAGCCAAGGACCAAATGTCATGATCATGCAGCCCacacaggctgtgcaggaaggaGAGAACTCTGATCAGCCTCTGATAATTCCGAATCACCTCCTGACACTGCCAATTCTGACAAAGGACTTAGATACTCTGACTCCCTTCTGGCTCCACTACCAAGAAGAACACCAAAATCACAAAGAACACACTGGCTCGGGAGTACCACAGGTCAAGAGCCATTCTCAGCCTGAACCTGAGCACAGCGAGCAACAACCTCTAAATCTGGGTCAGTTTGACAAATCGAACATTTTGCAAAGGTGGGACGAGATCTGCCAGGCTCTGCTTGCTGAATGGGACCCTCTCAAAGGGACACACTGA